The Lebetimonas natsushimae genomic sequence AAGACTTGCAAGGGCTTACAATACCGTAACTCCAGCAAGCGGCAAGGTACTTAGCGGTGGGGTTGATGCAAATGCGCTTCATAAACCGAAAAGATTTTTCGGTGCAGCAAGAAATATAGAAGAGGGCGGAAGTCTTACTATTATAGCAACAGCACTTATCGATACAGGTTCAAAAATGGATGAGGTAATTTTTGAAGAATTTAAAGGTACAGGTAATATGGAGGCTGTGCTTAGCCGCAGAATTGCGGACAGAAGAATTTATCCGGCAATTGATCTGCTTAAATCAGGAACAAGAAAAGAAGAATTACTACTTACTCCGGAAGAACTTGCAAAAGTATGGGCTATCAGAAATATAATAAGTGAAATGGATGAAATAGAAGCTTTGAAACTTATGTATTCAAAAATGCTTAAAACCAAAAATAATCAGGAATTTTTAAGCGTTATCAACGAATAATGAAATGCGGGGTATTTGACAGCGGAATAGGGGGGCTGAGTGTTGCTTCTTCTATTTTAAAAGCAAAACTTTTTGATGAAATAATTTATTACGGAGATACAGCAAGGGTTCCTTATGGAAACAAAAACGAATCCACAATAATACGATATTCCCTTGAAGCTATGGAATTTTTGAAAAATTTTAATATCGATTTTTTGGTTGTTGCCTGCAATACCGCAAGCGCCACTGCAATAGACGAGCTTAAAAAAGAAGCCCCTTTTCCTGTGGTTGGGGTGATAGAAGCCGGAGTCAAGGCGGTTGAAAATGAAGATAAAAATTCAAGTATATTATTAATCGGGACAAAGAGGACTATTAAGTCAAAAAAATATGAAAAATTTTTAAGAGAAAAAGGCTTTAAAAATATTATTTCCATTGCAACGCCTCTTTTTGTCCCTTTGGTGGAAGAGGGGATAACAGAGGGTAAAATAGTAAATGAAATATTTGATCTTTATTTTAAAAATATTGATAGAAAAAAAATAGATATTGTAATTCTCGGCTGTACACATTATCCTTTTTTATCAAATTCACTTCAAAAATATTTTCCCAATGCAAAACTTATCCACTCAGGTCAGGCTATAGTGGAACTTTTAAAAAACGAATATAATTTAACTCCTAAAAAATCCACTTCAATCAACTTCCTTGCAAGCGACGATCCTCAACATTTAAGACAAAAAGCAAAAGAATGGCTGAATATTGACTGAAAATTTGTGATATAATGATATAAGAATTAATTTTTCTGTAATAAAAGGGAAAAATATGAGGAAATTTTTTATATTGTTTTTTTTATTTATGAATATTTATGCAGGTATTAATTTTCATTTTGATAAAGAAAAAGATTTTACAATCGTAAATAAAAATCCAAAATTTCAATATTTACCAGGTGATATTACTATAATAGGTAACACTGTTTTATGTCCTAAAGATTCAAACGGTAATTGTAAAAGTGATGTAAATAACAATAATTCAAATGCTGAATTAAATTTAAAATATATAGATATAGATAACAATCCAGATACTAATGATTCTTCCCAAGCAACTCTTTCCATTCCTAACGGTACACATATTGTATGGGCAGGTCTATTTATACAGGGATATTTGCATGATTATAATGATGCTGATGATGAGAATGCAATTCAAACTTATATAAAAAATAAATTTAATAATAATCATTTAAAAATAAAAACCCCGTTTTTTAATCATTATCATAATTTGAGTTTAAATAAAGTAAATGTTTACTTAATGCCTAATTATGATTGGAGCGGAAATCTTGTTGGCTATACTTACGGATTTTTAAAAAAAATCACTAGTCTTTTTAAAGATCATAATTCTGCTGCAGAAGTAAATGGTGTATACAGGTTGGCTAATATATTGGCTCAGGAAGGCAGAACATTTAATAATTCAGACGGATTAGGAAATTTCGGTGCTTGGACTTTGGTAGTGATTTATGAAGAAGACGATCTAGAAAATGGAAATTTACCTTATAAGGCTATCCAAGTTTTTAATGGATATAAAAAAGTTTCGACAGAAGATATAGATGTAACAGTTTCTGGTTTTTATACTCCTAAATCTGGTCAAATAAGTTCAAAATTGATAATGTTTGCCGGAGAAGGAGATAAATATATCAGTGGGGATTATTTTGCTATTGAAGGACAAAAATTAACTGATGGAAATTTAAACAGTGAGAATAACTTTTTTAATTCAAGTATATCAAATAATATTCAAAGAAATCCTTCATTAATTAATAATCAGGGAATTGATATTCATCAGTTGGATATAAGTAATTATTTAACAAATTCTCAAACATCAGCTACTTTTACTTTTGGAACAAATGGTGATTATTATTTCCCTTCTTTGCTTGCATTTTCTACAAATATTTATGTTCCAAAATTTTGCTATGACTATGCATATTCCCAAAACGGAATTTTTTTTACTGAGCCTTATGTCCCAGGTGTTTCACCAAGACTTGTGGGTATTGTAAATCATGATCCGAATCAGCCTGTTAAACTTTCTGTTTATATAAAATCACAAGAGAACAGTGACATTATTGCAAAAGACACTAATTTTTCATTGTTTGATATTAACACTTCTCAAGTTGATGTTGATCCGGATGAAATTTATGTATATAAAAGTGAAGATGCTAATCTTTCAAAAGTAGAAGCCAATATAACTACTGATGGAAATGAAACAAATGTTACTGATATTCCTTTAGGCGATATTGATTCTGTCGTTAGCAGATATATTTATATGAATTTTATTCCTGAAACCACTGATTTAAATATGTCAATAAACGGTGTATTAAATTATATTATGCATATTACCACACCTAGTGGTAAAACTGTTGTATTTCCGGGGAAACCG encodes the following:
- the murI gene encoding glutamate racemase; protein product: MKCGVFDSGIGGLSVASSILKAKLFDEIIYYGDTARVPYGNKNESTIIRYSLEAMEFLKNFNIDFLVVACNTASATAIDELKKEAPFPVVGVIEAGVKAVENEDKNSSILLIGTKRTIKSKKYEKFLREKGFKNIISIATPLFVPLVEEGITEGKIVNEIFDLYFKNIDRKKIDIVILGCTHYPFLSNSLQKYFPNAKLIHSGQAIVELLKNEYNLTPKKSTSINFLASDDPQHLRQKAKEWLNID